The following are encoded in a window of Falco biarmicus isolate bFalBia1 chromosome 8, bFalBia1.pri, whole genome shotgun sequence genomic DNA:
- the C1QL2 gene encoding complement C1q-like protein 2: MAVALLVAVPLLLLQAPAESGAHYEMMGTCRMICDPYSGGRPPGPGSTAAVEALQDLGANPPPPFVQGPKGEPGRPGKPGPRGPPGEPGPPGPRGPPGERGDAGKPGLPGLALAGAGGGGSGGGAAAGGEAAGGLSAAFSGPRIAFYVGLKSPHEGYEVLKFDDVVTNLGNHYDPASGKFTCQVRGIYFFTYHILMRGGDGTSMWADLCKNGQVRASAIAQDADQNYDYASNSVVLHLDSGDEVYVKLDGGKAHGGNNNKYSTFSGFLLYPD, from the exons ATGGCCGTCGCCCTGCTCGTCGCCgtgcccctgctgctgctgcaggcgcCCGCCGAGAGCGGCGCCCACTACGAGATGATGGGCACCTGCCGCATGATCTGCGACCCGTACAGCGGCGGGCGGCCGCCCGGCCCTGGCAGCACCGCCGCCGTGGAGGCCCTGCAGGACCTGGGCGCCAACCCCCCGCCGCCCTTCGTCCAGGGACCCAAGGGGGAGCCGGGCCGGCCGGGCAAGCCGGGCCCCCGCGGACCCCCCGGGGAGCCGGggccgccggggccgcggggcccgccgggggagcggggcgaCGCGGGGAagccggggctgcccgggctGGCGCTggcgggcgcgggcggcggcgggagcggcggcggggcggcggcgggcggcgaggcggcgggcgggctgagcGCCGCCTTCAGCGGGCCGCGCATCGCCTTCTACGTGGGGCTGAAGAGCCCCCACGAAGGCTACGAGGTCCTCAAGTTCGACGACGTGGTGACCAACCTGGGCAACCACTACGACCCGGCCAGCGGCAAGTTCACCTGCCAGGTGCGCGGCATCTACTTCTTCACCTACCACATCCTCATGCGCGGCGGCGACGGCACCAGCATGTGGGCCGACCTCTGCAAGAACGGGCAG GTGCGGGCCAGTGCCATCGCCCAAGACGCAGACCAGAACTACGACTACGCCAGCAACAGCGTGGTGCTGCATCTGGACTCCGGCGACGAGGTGTATGTCAAGCTGGACGGAGGCAAGGCGCACGGAGGCAACAACAATAAGTACAGCACTTTCTCTGGCTTTCTTTTATACCCTGATTAA